A window from Deinococcus detaillensis encodes these proteins:
- a CDS encoding XdhC family protein, protein MERLDVLNGLREARFLGERAALATVVNVIGSAYRREGTVMLVRADGTYTCLVSGGCLEGEIVFLAQEVMHSGEARLQRYNLDEERMFGLGIGCAGEMDIYIEAANPNDPLQQRWHQTWENFELAAQLTCLGGSGARTILTPLEVCGSLGAVQEQAEALMRRRLALPQPKAGLVDLGGLTYFLDVNIPPPELLLFGAAHDSQAVVRLACESGFRVRVVDMRAGLLTPERFPGAALSPLTPEQFPQLSIGPRSFVVVMNHHFLLDLASLRRALQSEAPFIGLLGPRSRLDKLAANAQDEGLPLTPAELSRIRNPLGLAIGADTTTEVAISIVAELLAASRGFSGGPLDGHQGKIHSPALASDVEIEINGLESTAS, encoded by the coding sequence ATGGAGCGTCTGGACGTTTTGAATGGTTTGCGTGAAGCCCGTTTTCTGGGTGAGCGAGCGGCCCTCGCAACGGTGGTCAACGTGATCGGCAGCGCCTACCGACGTGAGGGCACCGTGATGCTGGTTCGGGCTGACGGCACGTATACCTGCCTCGTTTCGGGCGGCTGCCTCGAGGGTGAAATCGTTTTTCTGGCGCAGGAAGTGATGCATTCCGGCGAGGCACGTTTGCAGCGCTACAACCTCGACGAGGAGCGAATGTTCGGCTTGGGCATCGGCTGCGCGGGCGAAATGGATATTTATATCGAGGCGGCCAATCCCAATGACCCCCTCCAACAGCGCTGGCATCAGACGTGGGAGAACTTTGAACTGGCCGCGCAGCTGACTTGCCTTGGCGGCTCGGGAGCGCGAACCATCCTCACGCCGCTGGAAGTATGCGGCTCGCTCGGTGCGGTGCAGGAGCAGGCCGAAGCCCTTATGCGCCGGCGGCTGGCCTTGCCCCAACCCAAAGCTGGCTTAGTCGATCTAGGCGGATTGACCTACTTTCTGGATGTCAATATCCCGCCGCCGGAGCTCCTGCTGTTTGGAGCCGCGCACGACAGCCAAGCGGTGGTGCGCCTCGCCTGCGAATCGGGCTTCCGGGTCCGGGTGGTGGATATGCGGGCGGGGCTGCTCACGCCAGAGCGCTTTCCCGGCGCGGCCCTCTCCCCCCTTACGCCGGAGCAGTTTCCCCAATTGTCCATCGGGCCGCGCAGCTTTGTCGTCGTGATGAACCACCATTTTCTCCTCGATCTGGCCAGCCTGCGCCGGGCTTTACAGTCTGAGGCTCCTTTCATCGGGCTGTTGGGGCCACGCAGCCGCCTCGACAAGCTGGCCGCCAACGCCCAAGACGAAGGCCTGCCCCTCACTCCAGCCGAACTGAGCCGCATTCGCAATCCGCTGGGCCTCGCCATTGGAGCCGATACCACCACCGAAGTGGCCATCAGCATCGTCGCCGAGTTGTTGGCCGCCAGCCGGGGCTTTTCAGGCGGGCCGCTCGACGGACACCAAGGCAAAATCCATTCGCCAGCACTGGCATCAGATGTAGAAATTGAAATTAACGGCCTTGAGAGTACAGCTTCCTAA
- a CDS encoding phosphoketolase family protein: MTAPTTSRSTLSPTELQHLDAYWRAANYLSVGQIYLLANPLLREPLTLKHVKPRLLGHWGTTPGLNFIYVHLNRLIKEHDLSVLYVAGPGHGAPGVVANVYLEGSYSELYPDIGLGEDGLRKLFRQFSFPGGIPSHAAPQTPGSIHEGGELGFSLTHAYGAAFDHPELLVACVIGDGEAETGPLAASWHGNKFLNARTDGAVLPILHLNGYKIANPTVLARLSHAELDTLLRGYGHTPYYVEGDEPVLMHQQMARTLEQVYADIAAIQRRARVDGVQERPAWPMIVLRSPKGWTGPKVVDGLPVEGTWRAHQVPLAGLSDSPEHLRQLEEWLLSYRPEELFDEAGMLRPELAALAPSGERRMGMNPVSNGGLLPRDLDLPDFRDYGLAVPQPGAVDGEATRVLGTFLKGVMERNMNIFRLFGPDETASNRLDGVYAASGKTWEEPQLSTDLHLSPDGRVMEVLSEHLCEGWLEGYTLTGRHGLFSCYEAFIHVVDSMVGQHAKWLGTSREIPWRRPVPSLNILLTSHVWRQDHNGSSHQDPGFIDLMVNKAPAVVRVYLPPDANTLLSVTDHCLRSREYVNVIVAGKQPELQWLNMADAAKHCADGLGVWAWASTDRGDTPDVVMACAGDVPTLETLAAVSLLREAFPDLKIRVVNVVDLMTLQPQIEHPHGLSDAAFDEIFTTDAPIIFAYHGYPWLIHRLTYRRAGHRNLHVHGYKGEGTTTTPFDMTVLNDLDRFHLALDVINRVPHLKEAGTDVRQQLLAKLAEHHAYVRATGDDLPDVKNWRWAED; this comes from the coding sequence ATGACCGCACCCACGACGTCACGCTCAACCCTTTCACCGACTGAACTCCAGCACCTCGACGCTTATTGGCGGGCCGCCAACTACCTGTCGGTGGGACAGATCTACTTGCTGGCCAACCCACTGCTGCGCGAGCCGCTTACCTTGAAGCACGTCAAACCGAGGTTGCTGGGCCACTGGGGCACCACGCCGGGCCTGAATTTCATCTATGTTCATCTCAACCGCCTGATCAAGGAGCACGATCTCAGCGTGCTGTACGTGGCCGGGCCGGGTCACGGCGCTCCCGGTGTGGTCGCCAACGTCTACTTGGAAGGCAGTTACAGCGAGCTGTACCCGGACATCGGGTTAGGCGAGGACGGCCTGCGCAAACTCTTCCGGCAGTTCTCCTTTCCCGGCGGCATTCCCAGCCACGCCGCGCCCCAGACGCCCGGCTCGATCCACGAGGGCGGCGAACTGGGTTTCAGCTTGACGCACGCTTACGGCGCGGCGTTCGACCACCCGGAGCTGCTGGTGGCCTGCGTGATCGGCGACGGCGAGGCCGAGACCGGGCCGCTGGCCGCCAGCTGGCACGGCAACAAGTTCCTGAACGCCCGCACGGACGGCGCAGTGTTGCCGATCCTGCACCTCAACGGCTACAAGATCGCCAACCCGACCGTCCTGGCCCGTCTGAGTCATGCGGAACTCGACACCCTGCTGCGCGGCTACGGCCATACGCCGTACTACGTGGAGGGCGACGAGCCAGTCCTGATGCATCAGCAGATGGCCCGGACGCTGGAGCAGGTTTACGCCGACATCGCCGCCATCCAGCGCCGCGCCCGCGTGGACGGCGTGCAGGAGCGCCCCGCTTGGCCGATGATCGTGCTGCGCAGTCCCAAAGGCTGGACTGGCCCAAAAGTGGTCGACGGCTTGCCAGTTGAGGGCACTTGGCGTGCCCATCAGGTGCCGCTTGCCGGTCTGAGCGATTCCCCGGAACACCTTCGCCAGCTCGAAGAATGGCTGCTCAGCTACCGCCCCGAGGAACTTTTCGACGAAGCTGGTATGCTGCGCCCGGAACTCGCGGCGCTGGCTCCATCCGGCGAGCGCCGCATGGGTATGAACCCGGTATCGAACGGCGGCCTGCTGCCGCGTGACCTCGACTTGCCCGACTTCCGCGACTACGGACTGGCCGTGCCTCAGCCCGGCGCGGTAGACGGCGAGGCCACGCGGGTGCTCGGCACGTTCCTGAAGGGTGTCATGGAACGCAACATGAACATCTTCCGGCTGTTCGGCCCCGATGAGACGGCTTCTAACCGCTTAGACGGCGTGTACGCTGCCAGCGGGAAGACCTGGGAGGAACCGCAGCTCAGCACCGACCTTCACCTCTCCCCAGATGGGCGGGTGATGGAGGTGCTGAGCGAGCACCTGTGCGAGGGCTGGCTGGAAGGTTACACCCTGACGGGACGCCACGGTTTGTTCTCCTGCTATGAAGCGTTTATCCATGTGGTGGACTCGATGGTCGGGCAGCACGCCAAGTGGCTCGGCACCAGCCGGGAAATTCCCTGGCGTCGTCCGGTGCCGTCGCTGAACATCTTGCTCACCTCGCACGTCTGGCGGCAAGACCACAACGGCTCCTCGCACCAGGACCCCGGCTTCATCGATTTGATGGTGAACAAAGCGCCTGCCGTGGTGCGGGTCTATCTGCCGCCTGACGCCAATACGCTGCTGTCGGTCACCGATCACTGCCTGCGCAGCCGCGAGTATGTCAACGTGATCGTGGCGGGCAAGCAGCCCGAACTTCAGTGGCTGAACATGGCCGACGCCGCCAAGCACTGCGCGGACGGACTGGGTGTCTGGGCCTGGGCCAGCACCGACCGGGGAGACACGCCCGACGTGGTGATGGCCTGCGCGGGCGACGTGCCGACCCTGGAGACGCTCGCAGCGGTGAGCCTGTTGCGGGAAGCTTTTCCCGATTTGAAGATCCGGGTGGTGAATGTGGTGGACTTAATGACCCTGCAACCGCAGATCGAGCATCCCCACGGGCTGTCCGACGCGGCCTTTGACGAGATCTTCACGACGGACGCGCCGATCATCTTCGCGTACCACGGCTATCCCTGGCTGATCCACCGCCTGACCTACCGCCGCGCCGGACACCGCAATCTGCACGTCCACGGTTACAAGGGAGAGGGCACGACCACCACCCCCTTTGACATGACAGTGCTCAACGATCTCGACCGCTTCCACCTCGCCCTTGACGTGATTAACCGCGTGCCTCACCTCAAGGAGGCGGGTACAGATGTCAGGCAACAGCTTCTGGCCAAGCTCGCCGAGCATCACGCTTATGTGCGTGCCACCGGAGACGACCTGCCCGACGTGAAAAACTGGCGCTGGGCCGAGGATTGA
- a CDS encoding DoxX family protein, producing the protein MTTSRLQRASPGLLREPNVSRLLFADPRLAPIWALLRIYVGYEWLMAGWEKITNPAGVWVGEKAGTAVGGFLTGALAKTGGAHPDVQGWYAWFLQHVALPNAATFSYLVAYGEVLVGAALIVGLFTGIAAFFGGVMNASYLLAGTISTNPLLFILATWLVLGWRVAGWWGLDRWVLALFGVTATPPSAAQPATVR; encoded by the coding sequence GTGACCACTTCACGCCTTCAGCGGGCCAGTCCCGGTCTGCTGCGCGAACCCAATGTGTCGCGCCTGCTCTTCGCCGATCCCCGGCTCGCTCCCATCTGGGCGCTGCTGCGTATTTATGTCGGCTACGAGTGGCTGATGGCCGGTTGGGAAAAGATCACCAATCCGGCTGGGGTGTGGGTCGGCGAGAAGGCCGGAACCGCCGTCGGCGGCTTTCTGACCGGCGCACTCGCCAAGACGGGCGGCGCACATCCCGACGTGCAGGGCTGGTACGCTTGGTTCTTGCAGCATGTGGCGCTGCCCAACGCCGCCACCTTTTCGTATCTGGTGGCTTACGGCGAGGTGCTGGTGGGCGCGGCCCTGATCGTGGGGCTGTTCACCGGCATCGCGGCTTTTTTTGGCGGCGTGATGAATGCCAGTTACTTGCTGGCAGGCACCATCAGCACCAATCCGCTGCTGTTCATTCTGGCGACGTGGTTGGTGCTCGGCTGGCGCGTCGCGGGCTGGTGGGGCCTTGACCGCTGGGTACTCGCTCTTTTTGGGGTAACGGCTACCCCGCCGAGTGCTGCGCAGCCAGCGACCGTTCGGTAG
- a CDS encoding universal stress protein, which yields MFDHILIPIDGSPLSALALPVAAEMARCHHSTLTVLYVVPPLPLIYGDAVYAYDDPDASERAKAEGQRLLKDARTALGSPNIRLLCLEGGDPRTAQAIADVAEQQQCSLVVMGTHGRSGLDRFFLGSVAEGVMRRIGVPVLLVRAPKTAAPVTHKAAAQEVGA from the coding sequence ATGTTTGATCACATTCTCATCCCGATTGATGGCAGCCCACTGAGTGCTCTTGCCCTGCCAGTTGCCGCCGAAATGGCCCGTTGCCACCACAGCACCTTGACCGTGCTGTACGTCGTGCCTCCGCTTCCCTTGATTTACGGCGACGCGGTCTACGCCTACGATGATCCGGACGCCAGCGAACGCGCCAAAGCTGAGGGTCAGCGCCTGTTGAAAGACGCCCGCACAGCGCTGGGATCGCCCAACATCCGTTTGTTGTGCTTGGAGGGCGGCGATCCACGAACCGCTCAGGCGATTGCCGATGTGGCCGAGCAGCAGCAGTGCTCGCTGGTGGTGATGGGCACACATGGCCGCAGCGGACTGGACCGTTTCTTCCTGGGCAGCGTCGCTGAGGGCGTCATGCGCCGGATCGGGGTGCCGGTGCTGCTGGTGCGGGCACCCAAGACCGCTGCGCCGGTGACACACAAAGCCGCCGCGCAGGAGGTGGGTGCGTGA
- a CDS encoding baeRF10 domain-containing protein produces MSTAPTTHHSQLGNATLTLLEPALPVRRVLSIVLDVSPGSVTNQGGGLHLRAQHLLDAVDAPAALAAAVMDDLDDAQRRTHTRLSFLWDEHGHVQRQTVDTQLQLDETSRYGAPDLEPLHFALESSARVLLAVIDDEWGRLLSVHLGEITELYRLENVLDTADTFRVHVMPEPDAHSLESAAEEAPRNAPVQHKSAQQGGRFHHALLAQVQRLHGVGAFEKLLIGGSVRGRADFRAQLGPDLRGTVAGEFAAPGDATAAALLTAAQAALLSLEEQLETAILDEALERGLYGGAPTLAAVQEGRVAQLLVSGSGSAQRVWQDTSGYVYAQVPASSVSPLTGGGVTERALREVLPLLRRRYGVHVRFLTGARAQRLDTQQLDTQMGGLAAVLRY; encoded by the coding sequence ATGTCCACGGCACCCACGACCCACCACTCCCAGCTGGGCAACGCCACCTTGACGCTGCTGGAGCCGGCCCTGCCGGTACGGCGCGTGCTGTCCATCGTGCTTGACGTCAGTCCGGGCAGCGTCACCAATCAGGGCGGCGGCCTGCACCTACGCGCTCAGCATCTGCTGGACGCCGTGGACGCTCCCGCCGCGCTCGCCGCCGCCGTGATGGACGACCTCGACGATGCCCAGCGCCGCACCCACACCCGCTTATCCTTTTTGTGGGATGAGCACGGGCACGTCCAGCGGCAGACGGTGGACACTCAACTCCAACTGGATGAAACCAGCCGCTACGGCGCTCCAGACTTGGAACCGCTTCACTTCGCCCTCGAATCCAGCGCCCGCGTTTTACTGGCTGTGATCGACGACGAGTGGGGACGGCTGCTGAGCGTTCATCTGGGCGAGATCACCGAACTCTACCGGCTGGAAAATGTTCTGGACACCGCCGACACCTTCCGTGTCCACGTCATGCCGGAGCCGGACGCCCACTCGCTCGAGTCGGCTGCCGAGGAAGCGCCGAGAAACGCGCCGGTTCAGCATAAGAGCGCTCAGCAGGGTGGCCGCTTTCACCACGCCCTGCTGGCCCAAGTGCAGCGCCTGCATGGCGTGGGGGCTTTCGAGAAGTTGCTGATCGGCGGTTCGGTGCGTGGCCGCGCCGACTTCCGCGCACAGCTCGGCCCAGACTTACGGGGCACCGTTGCCGGTGAGTTCGCCGCTCCCGGCGACGCCACTGCCGCCGCACTTCTCACCGCTGCTCAAGCGGCTTTGCTCAGCTTGGAAGAACAACTCGAAACGGCCATCCTAGACGAAGCTCTAGAGCGCGGTCTGTACGGCGGCGCACCCACCCTAGCAGCGGTGCAGGAGGGCCGAGTGGCCCAACTCCTCGTGTCTGGGAGCGGCTCGGCGCAGCGCGTTTGGCAAGACACTTCCGGGTACGTCTACGCGCAGGTTCCGGCCTCAAGCGTTTCACCGCTCACCGGCGGCGGCGTGACCGAGCGTGCCCTGCGGGAGGTGCTGCCCCTGCTGCGTCGGCGCTACGGCGTGCATGTCCGCTTCCTGACTGGTGCCCGCGCCCAGCGGTTAGACACCCAGCAGCTGGACACCCAGATGGGCGGGCTGGCCGCTGTGCTGCGGTACTGA
- a CDS encoding PRC-barrel domain-containing protein: MTTPVTPGINTASPHPAADHIALVKLGDTDLTLLDPTQDLRHRAVTDSAGKAIGHVSALFIDRQDRKVRFLQVSAGGFLGLGERAFLVPVEDITSLAPLKVHLGQTLDTVKSAPLYDPVLSNWHDAAFWNAYYLHYGYPSMSWPGY, encoded by the coding sequence ATGACGACACCCGTAACGCCAGGCATCAACACCGCCTCGCCCCACCCCGCCGCAGATCACATCGCCCTGGTCAAACTCGGCGACACCGACCTGACCCTGCTCGACCCCACCCAAGACCTGCGTCACCGCGCCGTCACCGACTCGGCTGGCAAAGCCATCGGGCATGTCAGTGCCCTGTTCATCGACCGTCAAGACCGCAAGGTCCGGTTCTTGCAGGTCAGTGCGGGCGGCTTCTTGGGGCTTGGCGAGCGGGCTTTCCTCGTTCCAGTGGAAGACATTACCAGCTTAGCGCCGCTGAAGGTCCACCTCGGCCAAACGCTCGACACCGTCAAGTCGGCCCCGCTCTACGATCCTGTCCTCAGCAACTGGCACGACGCGGCGTTCTGGAATGCTTATTACCTGCATTACGGCTACCCCAGCATGAGTTGGCCCGGCTACTGA
- a CDS encoding DUF2171 domain-containing protein: protein MNSPIHIKSGQIKNGMVVQAGDGDEAVYLGRIAGLKKNFIKLRRRDAPGGKRRYIPRSWVGGVVGHQVYLSKIPSSAKAGWLTKAELKAWPADK from the coding sequence ATGAACTCTCCAATTCACATCAAGTCAGGTCAAATCAAGAATGGAATGGTTGTGCAGGCTGGAGACGGAGACGAGGCCGTATACCTCGGGCGGATCGCGGGTCTGAAAAAGAACTTCATCAAGCTGCGCCGCCGCGACGCTCCAGGCGGTAAACGCCGCTACATCCCCAGAAGCTGGGTCGGCGGCGTGGTGGGCCACCAAGTCTACTTGTCCAAAATTCCCTCCTCTGCCAAAGCGGGCTGGCTGACCAAAGCAGAGCTGAAAGCTTGGCCAGCCGACAAATGA
- a CDS encoding CBS domain-containing protein, whose amino-acid sequence MNTSRPVSEVMTPRPLTLSPSANLAKAAMTMQTMRVERLPVVHQGQLVGILTDGEVRRALPAIHEGLTPWEFAVRAGSLLVRQAMRSPVLTVEEHSRLGAALEMMVERRIGGVPVVNEDGGLVGILTLTDVLKAAAQAAPLTWGRVGNHMTSSTVSVDAGALASEGAARLKISQLRVLPVLEGGRLVGVLHEKDVFAAVERASSAHGDTVLSDQFMLGQLKVTDLMKPSGAQVRSSAPMEEAMKAMLSADVHGLPVMGEGGHLLGVITISDMLKAILDQSAQEQPELVQRQS is encoded by the coding sequence ATGAACACTTCCAGACCCGTCAGCGAGGTCATGACGCCCAGGCCACTTACCCTTTCGCCGTCTGCCAACCTGGCCAAAGCGGCCATGACCATGCAGACGATGCGTGTCGAGCGGTTGCCGGTTGTTCATCAGGGCCAGCTCGTCGGCATCCTCACCGACGGCGAGGTGCGCCGCGCCCTTCCCGCCATTCACGAGGGCCTGACACCTTGGGAATTTGCCGTGCGGGCGGGCAGCTTACTGGTGCGTCAGGCTATGCGTTCCCCGGTGCTGACGGTGGAGGAACACAGCCGCCTGGGTGCGGCCCTCGAAATGATGGTCGAGCGCCGCATCGGAGGTGTGCCGGTGGTCAATGAGGACGGCGGGCTGGTCGGCATTCTGACCCTGACGGACGTGCTCAAGGCCGCTGCCCAAGCCGCGCCGCTGACGTGGGGGCGGGTGGGCAATCACATGACCTCCAGCACAGTCAGCGTGGACGCCGGAGCGCTGGCGTCGGAGGGAGCTGCCCGCCTCAAAATCTCGCAGCTCCGGGTGCTGCCGGTGCTGGAAGGCGGCAGGCTGGTGGGCGTGCTACACGAAAAGGACGTTTTCGCGGCGGTGGAGCGGGCTTCTTCGGCTCACGGCGACACGGTGCTGTCTGATCAGTTCATGCTGGGCCAGCTGAAAGTCACCGACTTGATGAAACCGTCCGGCGCACAAGTCCGCAGCAGCGCCCCGATGGAGGAAGCCATGAAAGCCATGCTCTCGGCGGACGTTCACGGTTTGCCGGTGATGGGCGAGGGCGGGCACCTGCTGGGCGTCATCACCATCAGCGACATGCTCAAGGCCATTTTGGACCAGTCGGCGCAGGAGCAGCCTGAGCTTGTTCAGCGCCAGTCCTAA
- a CDS encoding universal stress protein, which translates to MDEFLPYRSPPRLERISQVVVPVDFGPCSLRAAAFGAHLTRASGGQVTLLHVLLPGEDAELAESRLTQIARWYRRPPVCLMVLAAEEEVSESILAASQARGSQLVMLGLHSGHDPRRLRLGRVTCGVLLGASVPVQVIPLATTRPGPLGEPLDRWRELGQR; encoded by the coding sequence ATGGATGAATTCTTGCCCTACCGTTCTCCGCCGCGCTTAGAAAGGATCAGCCAGGTGGTGGTGCCGGTGGACTTTGGGCCGTGCAGCCTGCGGGCGGCGGCGTTCGGCGCTCACCTGACGCGGGCGTCTGGCGGTCAGGTCACGCTGCTGCACGTGCTGCTCCCGGGCGAAGATGCGGAGCTGGCCGAGTCGCGGCTGACCCAAATCGCCCGTTGGTACCGCCGTCCTCCGGTGTGCCTGATGGTGCTGGCGGCCGAGGAAGAAGTGAGTGAGAGCATCTTGGCCGCCTCACAGGCGCGGGGCAGTCAGTTGGTGATGTTGGGCCTGCACAGCGGCCATGATCCCCGGCGGCTGCGGCTGGGCCGCGTGACCTGCGGCGTGCTGCTGGGAGCCAGCGTTCCGGTGCAGGTCATTCCGCTGGCCACCACGCGGCCTGGACCCCTCGGCGAACCCCTAGACCGCTGGCGCGAACTGGGTCAGCGCTAG
- a CDS encoding AfsR/SARP family transcriptional regulator, whose product MITLHIQTLGQTRMTRGGTELKWSAQSARELLLYLLSFPEGRTRSQVFEDLWQQDVDAASNNRFRVTLHRLRTCLEMPQAVSEEHGRYRLAPEVWHGSDVYAFYQALGQAEMGTAAQRREALQQAINLYSGDYLAEEGEEWVIKARGEHQAAYVQANLELSLLHCDEHACDLSVLAMVRALRADPYVGEQYHQRLMTCLSVVENKYQSIDHYRRFLKFLREEVNDLPMPETLQLAERIKAGERICQHDDGAVLAMPQVRHCPLASDGQCPGTLQALIELETWPTPPTGTTTAATFTTNAAPAPGAD is encoded by the coding sequence ATGATCACCCTCCACATTCAGACCCTAGGCCAGACCCGCATGACCCGTGGCGGCACTGAACTCAAGTGGAGCGCCCAGAGCGCCCGCGAACTGCTGCTGTATCTGCTTTCCTTTCCGGAAGGCCGCACCCGCAGCCAAGTTTTCGAGGACTTGTGGCAACAGGACGTAGACGCCGCCAGCAACAACCGCTTCCGCGTCACCCTGCACCGCCTACGCACCTGCTTGGAGATGCCGCAGGCGGTATCCGAGGAACATGGCCGTTACCGACTTGCCCCGGAGGTGTGGCACGGCTCGGACGTGTACGCTTTTTATCAAGCGCTCGGTCAGGCGGAAATGGGAACGGCCGCGCAGCGCCGGGAAGCCTTGCAGCAGGCCATCAACCTTTACAGCGGCGATTATCTGGCCGAGGAGGGAGAGGAGTGGGTCATCAAGGCGCGGGGCGAGCATCAGGCCGCTTACGTGCAGGCCAATCTCGAACTCAGCTTGCTGCACTGCGACGAACATGCCTGCGACCTGTCGGTTCTGGCGATGGTTCGCGCCCTGAGAGCCGATCCCTACGTGGGTGAGCAGTACCACCAGCGGCTGATGACTTGCCTGTCGGTAGTAGAGAACAAGTACCAGTCGATAGACCATTACCGCCGGTTTTTGAAGTTTCTGCGTGAGGAAGTCAACGACTTGCCGATGCCCGAGACTTTACAACTGGCCGAGCGGATCAAAGCTGGAGAGCGCATCTGCCAGCACGACGACGGAGCCGTGCTGGCAATGCCGCAGGTTCGTCACTGCCCGCTGGCCTCCGACGGGCAGTGTCCCGGCACTTTGCAGGCACTGATAGAGCTGGAGACGTGGCCTACACCGCCTACAGGCACTACCACAGCCGCAACGTTTACCACAAACGCAGCCCCGGCACCGGGTGCGGATTGA
- a CDS encoding cbb3-type cytochrome c oxidase subunit I: MTTAPPPTVSAPALPTEQVYLGHPEKKVTLYFLVTGLLMLLIGVAIGPLQALNYANIDVYQYLPFLKSYYQGLSLHGVLNALVFTTYFISGLLLYLPCRALGVRPNLVVAWAAYWTMTIGVLMAAWAVLGNNATLLYTFYPPLQGSPLFYIGAALLVVGSLIIAAQVIVIWTGWKRSHPGEITPLAAYMSVATWMMWVIASLGLVVEVVVFLIPWSLGWTKGVDPLLARTLFWYTGHAIVYFWVLPAYISWYALLPRQAGGVIASDSMARLSFVLFLLLSTPVGLHHQYSDTGLSIGWKTVQMLLTFLVVVPSMLTAFSVGASLELAAQARGGGGYFGWTRRLPWKDPVFTAQVLAMISFIPGGAGGIVNASLALDTAVHNTAWIPGHFHITVGTATTLTFFAISFWLLPHLTRKPLASVKMALWSAWLWFWGMIIFAVGMHWEGLIGIPRRTYFAGATGLSEMISRAQVPLALTGISGMVLAVAAVLYFTVIFRTLLGRTRVSAQAEVPIPFSQSLAEVEALAGNGGSPKIAGAVRVLERLWVFFALALALVMVMYLPTFISLLLNPHPVPGLRLW, from the coding sequence GTGACCACTGCCCCGCCCCCAACCGTCTCCGCGCCTGCCTTACCAACCGAGCAGGTCTACCTCGGCCACCCTGAAAAAAAGGTCACGCTTTATTTTCTGGTGACCGGCCTGCTGATGCTGCTGATCGGCGTCGCCATTGGCCCGCTGCAAGCGCTCAACTACGCCAACATCGACGTGTATCAGTACCTGCCCTTTCTCAAGTCTTATTACCAGGGCCTGTCGCTGCACGGCGTTCTCAACGCGCTGGTGTTTACCACCTACTTCATCAGCGGGCTGCTGCTCTACTTGCCTTGCCGCGCCCTGGGGGTGCGCCCGAATCTGGTGGTGGCCTGGGCCGCTTACTGGACAATGACTATAGGCGTGCTGATGGCCGCCTGGGCAGTGTTGGGCAACAACGCCACGCTGCTCTACACTTTTTACCCGCCGCTTCAGGGCAGCCCACTCTTTTACATCGGGGCGGCCTTGCTGGTGGTCGGCAGCTTGATTATCGCCGCGCAGGTGATCGTCATCTGGACCGGCTGGAAGCGCTCACACCCCGGCGAAATCACTCCCCTGGCCGCTTACATGAGCGTGGCGACCTGGATGATGTGGGTAATCGCTTCGCTGGGCTTGGTGGTCGAGGTCGTCGTCTTTTTGATTCCCTGGTCGCTGGGCTGGACCAAGGGCGTCGATCCGCTGCTGGCCCGCACCCTGTTTTGGTACACCGGACACGCCATCGTGTATTTCTGGGTGCTGCCCGCTTACATTTCGTGGTACGCGCTGCTGCCGCGCCAAGCCGGCGGCGTGATCGCCTCGGACAGCATGGCGCGGCTTTCGTTCGTGCTGTTCTTGCTGCTCTCCACCCCGGTGGGCCTGCACCACCAGTATTCCGATACCGGACTGTCGATCGGCTGGAAGACGGTGCAGATGCTGCTGACCTTTTTGGTGGTGGTGCCCTCAATGCTGACCGCTTTCAGTGTGGGCGCGTCGCTGGAACTGGCCGCACAGGCCCGTGGCGGCGGCGGCTACTTTGGCTGGACGCGCCGCCTGCCCTGGAAAGACCCGGTGTTCACGGCACAGGTGCTGGCCATGATCTCCTTTATTCCCGGCGGCGCGGGCGGCATCGTGAACGCCAGTTTGGCTCTGGACACCGCCGTTCACAACACTGCCTGGATTCCCGGTCACTTTCACATCACGGTGGGCACCGCCACGACTTTGACCTTTTTCGCGATCAGCTTCTGGCTGCTGCCGCACCTGACCCGCAAGCCGCTGGCAAGCGTCAAAATGGCCCTCTGGTCAGCTTGGCTGTGGTTTTGGGGCATGATCATCTTCGCCGTCGGCATGCACTGGGAAGGCCTCATCGGCATTCCGCGCCGCACCTATTTCGCGGGAGCCACCGGCCTGAGCGAGATGATCAGCCGCGCTCAAGTGCCGTTGGCGCTGACCGGTATCAGCGGCATGGTGCTGGCAGTGGCCGCCGTGCTGTACTTCACGGTGATCTTCCGCACCCTGCTGGGCCGCACCCGCGTCAGTGCACAGGCCGAGGTGCCGATTCCGTTCAGTCAGTCGCTGGCCGAAGTTGAGGCCCTGGCAGGCAACGGCGGCTCGCCCAAAATCGCGGGCGCGGTGCGGGTGCTGGAGCGGCTGTGGGTGTTCTTCGCGCTGGCACTGGCGCTGGTGATGGTGATGTACCTGCCCACCTTTATCAGCTTGCTGCTCAATCCGCACCCGGTGCCGGGGCTGCGTTTGTGGTAA